The proteins below are encoded in one region of Hordeum vulgare subsp. vulgare chromosome 3H, MorexV3_pseudomolecules_assembly, whole genome shotgun sequence:
- the LOC123440845 gene encoding putative glycine-rich cell wall structural protein 1 codes for MVGRKLLALGFVTMLSIGLANAARVARYSSASGVGTGGGEGGGYQGGGGSGSGSGTGSGVSSSSGTHASGGGGGGGGGGSQYGGSGSGSGSGSGSGSSQYSQGSSYPYGGSYGGYTSAGGTGGGGGGGQASGYHGSSAYGAGSGTGSGSATANSNRYGQDSNAYAGGNGGGNGRGTNGGSGGGGGAGSGYGNAYP; via the coding sequence ATGGTAGGGAGAAAGTTACTAGCTCTTGGTTTTGTTACCATGTTGAGTATTGGATTGGCCAATGCTGCAAGGGTGGCTAGGTACTCTAGTGCCTCTGGAGTAGGAACGGGGGGAGGAGAGGGCGGGGGGTATCAGGGTGGAGGCGGCTCCGGTTCTGGGAGTGGAACCGGGTCAGGCGTGAGCTCTAgtagtggtacccatgcaagcggtggaggaggaggcggaggtggaggtggtagccAATATGGTGGATCTGGATCTGGTAGCGGGAGTGGCTCGGGATCTGGCTCTAGTCAATATAGTCAAGGATCTTCCTATCCTTATGGTGGTAGCTATGGTGGATATACCAGTGCTGGTGGtacgggtggcggcggtggtggagggcaaGCTAGTGGTTATCATGGGTCTAGTGCATATGGGGCTGGTAGTGGCACTGGTTCTGGCTCAGCTACTGCTAATAGCAATAGGTATGGACAAGATAGTAATGCATATGCAGGTGGAAACGGTGGTGGCAATGGTCGTGGAACAAATGGTGGAAGTGGTGGAGGCGGAGGTGCTGGATCTGGGTATGGCAATGCCTACCCATAG